The genomic interval GCACTGTCCACTGAACATGCAAATGTCCCAATTATCCAGGAAACTACAGCCAACTGGAAACAAACCCTCTGGGTCATGATGGTGGAGTAGTGCAGGGGTTTGCAGACAGCCACATACCGGTCATAGGACATAACTGCCAGCAGAGCACACTCTGTGCATCCTGCTAGGAGAAAGACAACTATCTGTAGTGAACATCCAATAAaggaaatggttttcttttttgaaaggaAGTGGGCCAGCATCTGGGGTACAATGCTTGTAGAGAAGCAGAGGTCAGCAAAGGATAAGTTTTTaaggaaaaagtacatgggtgTATGAAGTCCAGAGTCAATTTGGATGAGGATTATGATGAGCAGGTTTCCAAATACAGAAAGGAAATAGATGATCAGGAAAATACAGAATAACAAGATTTGAACTTTAGGATTCTCTGAGAGTCCCAGCAGAATAAATTCTACAACATAAGTTTGATTTCCTCCTCCCATTGATATTTATTCCTGTTTACCTGTTGTCAGAAGGAAAAACAATGTTTCAGTTCTTATAAACAAGTGTGTACTTAGCAAATGCATCCTCTTAATTCT from Arvicanthis niloticus isolate mArvNil1 chromosome 1, mArvNil1.pat.X, whole genome shotgun sequence carries:
- the LOC117698736 gene encoding olfactory receptor 2D3-like codes for the protein MGGGNQTYVVEFILLGLSENPKVQILLFCIFLIIYFLSVFGNLLIIILIQIDSGLHTPMYFFLKNLSFADLCFSTSIVPQMLAHFLSKKKTISFIGCSLQIVVFLLAGCTECALLAVMSYDRYVAVCKPLHYSTIMTQRVCFQLAVVSWIIGTFACSVDSAFTLCIPYRGQNVINHYFCEPPALLKLASADTYNAEMALFLVGVIILLAPVSLILVSYGNIISTVIRMQSREGRLKVFSTCGSHLTVVVLYYGSGIFAYMRPNSKTMSEKDKVVSVFYSVMTSMLNPIIYSLRNKDVKGALGKLVGKLCTVKGGGAEI